The Streptococcaceae bacterium ESL0687 genome has a segment encoding these proteins:
- the pyrE gene encoding orotate phosphoribosyltransferase, producing the protein MTKSQDIAKDLLDIKAVFLSPKAPFTWASGIKSPIYTDNRITISYPAVRRQIAEAFAEEIKANFPDVQVIAGAATGGVPHAAWVAEILDLPMVYIRSKAKDHGAGNQIEGRIEKGQKMVIIEDLISTGGSVIGTAEAARREGADVLGVAAIFTYELPRGIENFKKADLPLITLSNYTDLIEIAKETGYVDQEELDLLKRFKDNQEDWQD; encoded by the coding sequence ATGACAAAATCACAAGACATCGCTAAAGACCTACTTGACATTAAAGCTGTATTTTTATCACCAAAGGCTCCATTTACCTGGGCAAGTGGTATCAAATCACCAATCTATACAGATAACAGGATTACTATTAGTTATCCTGCTGTTCGCCGTCAAATTGCTGAGGCCTTTGCTGAAGAAATTAAGGCTAATTTCCCAGATGTACAAGTAATCGCTGGTGCTGCAACAGGTGGAGTACCTCACGCAGCATGGGTTGCTGAAATTCTTGATTTACCTATGGTTTACATCAGAAGTAAGGCTAAAGACCACGGTGCAGGAAATCAAATCGAAGGCCGTATTGAAAAAGGTCAAAAAATGGTAATCATTGAAGATTTAATCTCAACAGGTGGTTCAGTAATCGGTACAGCTGAGGCTGCTCGCCGTGAGGGAGCTGACGTTTTAGGAGTGGCTGCAATCTTTACTTATGAACTTCCAAGAGGGATTGAAAACTTTAAGAAGGCGGATCTTCCTTTAATAACTCTTTCAAATTATACAGATCTAATTGAGATTGCTAAAGAAACTGGCTATGTAGACCAAGAGGAGCTTGATCTTCTTAAACGCTTCAAAGACAATCAAGAAGATTGGCAGGACTAG
- a CDS encoding dihydroorotate dehydrogenase: MSQENRLKITLPGLELKNPIIPASGCFGFGQEYAKYYDLDQLGSIMIKATTKDARFGNPTPRVAESPSGMLNAIGLQNPGVDVVVAEKLTWLSTNYPELPIIANVAGFSNEEYGIVSSKVSKAPNVKAIELNISCPNVDHGGNGLLIGQDPELAYKATRAAVDASSVPVYVKLTPSVADITEVSRAVESAGASGFTMINTLVGTRYDLKTRKPIIANGQGGMSGPAIFPVALKLIRQVAMSSSLPIIGMGGVTSASDVLEMMIAGASAIGVGTANFTDPYACPNIIKDLPDLMDMYGIDNLQNFVDQIQEEIRGK; encoded by the coding sequence GTGAGCCAGGAAAATCGTTTAAAAATAACCCTACCAGGTCTTGAACTTAAAAATCCAATTATTCCAGCTTCAGGTTGCTTTGGTTTTGGTCAAGAATATGCTAAATATTACGATTTGGACCAGCTTGGATCAATTATGATTAAGGCTACTACCAAGGATGCCCGTTTTGGGAATCCTACTCCCCGTGTTGCCGAAAGTCCTAGTGGTATGCTAAATGCCATTGGACTGCAGAACCCAGGAGTTGATGTTGTAGTTGCTGAAAAATTAACCTGGCTTTCTACCAATTATCCGGAACTTCCAATTATTGCCAATGTTGCAGGATTTTCAAACGAAGAATACGGGATTGTAAGCAGTAAGGTTTCAAAGGCTCCAAACGTAAAGGCCATTGAGCTTAACATATCGTGTCCCAATGTTGACCATGGTGGCAATGGACTTTTAATTGGTCAGGATCCAGAGCTTGCTTACAAGGCGACTAGGGCTGCAGTTGACGCATCAAGTGTCCCTGTCTATGTTAAATTAACTCCAAGTGTCGCTGATATAACAGAAGTTTCAAGGGCAGTGGAAAGTGCCGGAGCATCAGGATTTACCATGATTAATACCTTGGTTGGAACAAGATATGATCTTAAGACCCGCAAGCCTATTATTGCTAATGGTCAAGGAGGGATGAGTGGTCCTGCAATTTTCCCGGTTGCCCTTAAATTAATAAGGCAGGTAGCCATGTCATCAAGCCTTCCAATAATTGGGATGGGCGGGGTGACAAGTGCTTCTGATGTTCTTGAAATGATGATTGCAGGAGCAAGCGCTATAGGTGTCGGAACAGCAAACTTTACTGATCCTTATGCCTGCCCAAATATCATTAAAGATCTACCTGATCTTATGGACATGTACGGAATTGACAATCTACAAAACTTTGTAGATCAAATACAGGAGGAAATTCGTGGAAAATAG
- the pyrF gene encoding orotidine-5'-phosphate decarboxylase: MENRPVIALDFSDAKEVFNFTNQFDQRLFVKVGMELFYKYGPQIVKDLSQDHDVFLDLKLHDIPNTVKKAMANIAELDVALTNVHAAGGHKMMEEALEGLKGSRTKLIAVTQLTSTSQEDMQKDQNIQTSLLESVVNYAKVTNEAGLAGVVCSAQEASAIKEATRKDFICLTPGIRPLGAAVWDQKRIVTPAQARKIGSDYIVVGRPITQAENPVQAYQEIMKEWSL; encoded by the coding sequence GTGGAAAATAGACCCGTAATTGCTTTAGATTTTTCAGATGCCAAGGAAGTTTTTAACTTTACCAACCAATTTGACCAGAGGTTATTTGTCAAGGTCGGAATGGAACTTTTCTATAAATACGGTCCACAAATTGTAAAAGATTTGAGCCAGGATCATGATGTTTTCCTAGACCTAAAACTTCATGATATTCCTAATACCGTTAAAAAAGCCATGGCAAATATTGCAGAACTTGATGTTGCCTTGACCAATGTTCATGCAGCAGGTGGCCACAAGATGATGGAAGAAGCCCTTGAAGGACTTAAGGGATCAAGAACCAAGCTTATCGCAGTGACTCAGTTAACATCAACCAGTCAAGAGGATATGCAGAAAGATCAAAATATCCAAACAAGTCTTCTTGAGTCAGTTGTAAATTATGCCAAGGTTACTAACGAGGCAGGTCTTGCAGGAGTGGTATGTTCTGCCCAAGAAGCTTCTGCCATCAAGGAAGCTACAAGAAAGGATTTCATCTGTCTAACACCGGGGATTAGACCTTTAGGGGCTGCAGTTTGGGATCAAAAAAGAATCGTAACACCTGCTCAAGCCAGGAAAATTGGTAGTGACTATATTGTAGTTGGAAGACCAATCACTCAGGCTGAAAATCCTGTTCAGGCCTACCAAGAAATCATGAAAGAGTGGAGCCTTTAA
- a CDS encoding dihydroorotate dehydrogenase electron transfer subunit, which translates to MILKEDLKIVEQKKIAPRIFEMKLTGQMIEDMKVPGQFLNIRIPDASKVLRRPISIAEINQDEKTCSIIYRTEGGGTAILSQLQKGDTVDVMGPLGNGFDTSFLQQGDRVLVVGGGIGVPPLYQLGRVLKDKGVDITFFFGYATKEVIIYEDLFRELGQLVISTDDGSYGHHGHVGHLLEGLDFNPRAVYSCGAPGMLRAINEKFKDHPHAYISLESRMACGMGACYACVVHEEYKSMEASLKVCDDGPVFKTGKVVLQ; encoded by the coding sequence ATGATACTTAAAGAAGATTTAAAAATTGTAGAACAAAAAAAGATTGCTCCAAGAATTTTTGAAATGAAATTAACGGGCCAAATGATTGAGGACATGAAGGTTCCAGGTCAATTCCTTAATATAAGGATACCGGATGCTAGTAAGGTTTTAAGAAGACCAATTTCCATTGCTGAAATTAATCAGGATGAGAAGACTTGCTCAATTATTTATCGAACTGAAGGTGGGGGGACAGCTATTTTGTCTCAGCTTCAAAAGGGCGACACAGTTGATGTTATGGGTCCTTTAGGCAATGGCTTTGACACCAGTTTTTTACAGCAAGGTGACCGAGTTTTGGTAGTTGGTGGTGGAATCGGTGTTCCTCCCCTATACCAACTAGGGCGTGTTCTTAAGGATAAGGGTGTAGATATTACCTTCTTCTTTGGTTATGCCACTAAAGAGGTAATCATTTATGAAGATCTCTTTAGGGAATTGGGTCAACTTGTAATCTCTACAGATGATGGTTCATATGGCCATCATGGTCATGTTGGTCACCTTTTAGAAGGTCTTGATTTCAATCCTCGGGCTGTTTATTCCTGCGGAGCTCCCGGGATGCTTAGGGCTATAAATGAAAAATTTAAGGATCATCCCCATGCTTATATTTCCCTTGAAAGCCGTATGGCTTGTGGAATGGGTGCTTGTTATGCCTGTGTTGTCCATGAAGAGTACAAGAGTATGGAAGCAAGCCTTAAGGTTTGTGATGATGGACCAGTATTTAAAACCGGAAAGGTGGTCTTACAGTGA